From a region of the Spelaeicoccus albus genome:
- a CDS encoding thioredoxin domain-containing protein, whose translation MTNRLQFSQSPYLLQHADNPVDWREWDDDAFDEAVRRDVPVLLSVGYAACHWCHVMAHESFEDEATARLMNENFVCIKVDREERPDVDAVYMNALQLMTRQGGWPMTVFLTPTTRAPYYAGTYYPATPRYGSPSFRQVLAACKEAWDDRRDQLEDSAVRIVEHLAASAPEAGEAPPGNALLSGAIPRLAADFDAVNGGFGGAPKFPPPMTLIQLMRHVARLPDAEESAEARTIVSSTCRSMARGGIYDQLAGGFCRYSTDATWTVPHFEKMLYDNALLLRAYTEWWLADRDSLAERIARETAHWMIAELRTDDGAFASSLDADSDGVEGAYYVWTAAELADVLGAADGAWAADLLGVTETGTFEGGASVLQLRADPEDDARWARVRATLGESRHGRTRPGRDDKIVAAWNGLAISALARAGKVFDDPDFLSAAEGAAEFVRRVHMSGDRLVRTSRLGTAGTSAGVLEDYGAMAGAFLDLYQATGDGTRLRDGEMLLDAALTHFAPDPPTEFFDTADDAEQLIVRGADPTDNATPSGRSALAEALVASAALTGSERHRTAAHSALAVYASLALGYPRFAGWGLAAAEALADGPRQIAIVEAAGSDHRLQIEAWNNATAGGVVAVRQAGAPPSVPLVENRTARDGLDTAYVCRGFVCDLPTSDPAELRRQLAQ comes from the coding sequence GTGACGAATCGACTCCAGTTTTCGCAGTCCCCGTACTTGCTCCAGCACGCCGACAACCCGGTGGATTGGCGCGAATGGGACGACGACGCGTTCGACGAGGCCGTGCGACGCGATGTCCCGGTGCTGCTATCGGTCGGCTATGCCGCGTGCCATTGGTGCCACGTGATGGCGCACGAGTCGTTTGAAGACGAAGCGACGGCGCGCCTGATGAACGAGAACTTCGTGTGCATCAAGGTCGACAGGGAGGAACGCCCCGATGTCGACGCCGTCTATATGAACGCGTTGCAGCTGATGACCCGGCAAGGCGGCTGGCCCATGACGGTCTTCCTCACTCCGACGACGCGGGCGCCCTATTACGCCGGTACCTACTACCCGGCAACTCCGCGGTACGGCAGCCCGTCTTTCCGCCAGGTGCTGGCGGCGTGCAAGGAAGCGTGGGACGACAGGCGCGATCAGCTCGAAGACAGTGCGGTGCGGATTGTCGAGCACCTCGCGGCGTCCGCGCCCGAGGCCGGCGAAGCCCCGCCCGGCAATGCACTGCTGTCCGGGGCGATCCCGCGGCTGGCGGCCGATTTCGACGCCGTCAACGGCGGATTCGGCGGTGCGCCGAAATTTCCGCCGCCCATGACGCTCATTCAGCTCATGCGGCATGTGGCAAGGCTTCCGGACGCCGAGGAATCGGCCGAAGCGCGCACTATTGTGTCGTCGACCTGCCGTTCCATGGCGCGCGGCGGCATCTACGACCAGCTCGCGGGCGGCTTTTGTCGCTATTCGACCGATGCGACCTGGACGGTGCCGCACTTTGAAAAAATGCTCTACGACAACGCCCTGTTGCTGCGCGCGTACACGGAATGGTGGCTCGCCGACCGCGACTCCCTTGCCGAACGCATTGCCCGCGAGACTGCGCACTGGATGATCGCCGAGCTGCGCACCGACGACGGCGCTTTCGCATCGTCCCTGGACGCCGACTCGGACGGCGTCGAAGGCGCCTACTACGTGTGGACTGCCGCCGAACTGGCCGATGTACTCGGGGCAGCGGACGGCGCTTGGGCGGCGGACCTGCTGGGCGTCACCGAGACCGGTACTTTCGAGGGCGGCGCCTCGGTGTTGCAATTGCGTGCGGATCCCGAGGACGATGCCCGGTGGGCACGCGTGCGTGCAACGCTTGGCGAATCACGACATGGCCGTACCCGGCCCGGACGCGACGACAAGATCGTCGCCGCGTGGAACGGATTGGCCATCTCAGCACTTGCCCGCGCCGGCAAAGTATTCGACGACCCGGATTTCCTGTCCGCGGCCGAGGGCGCCGCGGAATTCGTCCGCAGGGTCCATATGAGCGGCGACCGATTGGTCCGGACGTCGCGGCTCGGCACGGCGGGGACGAGCGCCGGCGTCCTCGAGGACTACGGCGCAATGGCAGGGGCGTTCCTCGACCTGTATCAGGCGACGGGCGACGGCACCCGGCTGCGTGACGGCGAGATGCTCCTGGATGCCGCACTGACCCATTTCGCGCCGGATCCTCCAACTGAGTTCTTCGATACCGCTGATGACGCCGAGCAGCTGATAGTGCGCGGCGCGGACCCGACGGACAACGCAACTCCGAGCGGACGGTCGGCCCTTGCCGAAGCACTCGTGGCCTCTGCCGCCCTGACCGGATCGGAGCGCCATCGGACGGCAGCACACAGCGCGCTCGCCGTGTATGCGTCGTTGGCACTCGGTTACCCGCGTTTTGCCGGATGGGGCCTCGCTGCAGCCGAGGCGCTGGCCGACGGCCCGCGGCAGATCGCCATCGTGGAAGCAGCCGGATCGGATCATCGCCTCCAAATCGAGGCTTGGAACAACGCCACCGCCGGCGGCGTCGTCGCCGTACGGCAGGCAGGGGCACCGCCGTCCGTGCCGCTCGTCGAGAACCGGACCGCTCGCGACGGTCTGGATACCGCGTATGTATGCCGGGGATTCGTTTGCGATCTGCCAACGTCCGATCCGGCCGAACTACGCCGGCAGCTCGCGCAATAG
- a CDS encoding GOLPH3/VPS74 family protein — protein sequence MKLSLVDELLLLSMRDGDGKRLIGGTELACGLAGATLADLVLDGLVTIEENKVVPAAEQADGPPTSGPHDDLYNRILEQTKPHKAAWWVEKLQSTKLVNERIESLVDRGLLKEEVVSFLGIFHRATYPENNPAPEAALRRRLDSVFAGASADEHLGVLVALMHATGLAGRLYPEVPKKRVEEIADAAPLGKAVKGTIDGMHAAIVAATTVATTAAVSAAT from the coding sequence ATGAAACTTTCGCTTGTCGACGAACTGTTGCTCCTGTCCATGCGCGACGGCGACGGCAAGCGCCTGATCGGCGGCACCGAGCTGGCGTGCGGGCTCGCCGGCGCGACGCTGGCGGATCTGGTTCTCGACGGCCTCGTCACGATCGAGGAGAACAAGGTGGTGCCCGCGGCGGAGCAGGCCGACGGCCCGCCGACGTCCGGCCCCCACGACGATTTATATAACCGGATCCTGGAGCAGACCAAACCGCATAAGGCCGCGTGGTGGGTGGAAAAGCTGCAGTCGACCAAACTCGTCAACGAGCGGATCGAATCGCTCGTGGACAGGGGACTGCTCAAAGAAGAGGTCGTGTCGTTCCTCGGCATCTTCCATCGTGCGACTTATCCGGAGAACAATCCGGCGCCCGAAGCGGCATTGCGCAGGAGGTTGGATTCCGTGTTCGCCGGCGCGAGTGCCGACGAACACCTCGGAGTACTAGTGGCGCTCATGCACGCGACGGGTTTGGCCGGCCGGCTCTATCCGGAAGTGCCGAAGAAGCGGGTTGAGGAGATCGCGGACGCCGCGCCGCTCGGCAAGGCAGTCAAGGGCACTATCGACGGAATGCATGCGGCGATCGTTGCCGCGACGACAGTTGCCACCACGGCGGCGGTCTCGGCTGCGACGTAG
- a CDS encoding PadR family transcriptional regulator, whose translation MPPVFAHGALRLYLLALLSDGPKHGYELIGELSDRFGGTYKPSAGTIYPRLAKLQEEGLVETEQAGRRTVYRITDAGQAEVDARRDDLESVEDGIAESVKRMADDIRTDISATMRSMRADMAAAAQSARSSATTAWATGGDADRTPSGNRLRQLKEAEAQFTAFRNDMRAELRTHAARTGLDDLTVETIKTVLSQAKASIVATLKD comes from the coding sequence ATGCCACCGGTATTTGCCCACGGTGCGCTGCGGTTGTACTTGTTGGCACTGCTGAGCGATGGGCCCAAACACGGGTACGAGCTGATCGGCGAGCTCTCGGATCGGTTCGGCGGCACGTACAAGCCGAGCGCCGGTACCATTTACCCTCGCCTGGCAAAGCTTCAAGAGGAGGGCTTGGTCGAGACCGAGCAGGCCGGACGGCGCACCGTGTATCGAATCACGGACGCCGGGCAGGCCGAAGTCGATGCACGCCGGGACGACCTCGAGAGTGTCGAAGACGGCATCGCCGAATCCGTCAAGCGGATGGCCGACGATATCCGCACGGACATCTCCGCCACGATGCGCAGCATGCGAGCCGATATGGCAGCTGCCGCGCAGTCGGCTCGCAGTTCCGCAACTACGGCATGGGCGACGGGCGGCGATGCCGACCGCACGCCGAGCGGTAACCGACTCCGGCAGTTGAAAGAAGCCGAAGCGCAGTTCACGGCGTTCCGGAACGACATGCGGGCGGAATTGCGCACGCACGCGGCCCGCACCGGCCTCGACGATTTGACGGTGGAGACCATCAAGACCGTGCTGTCTCAAGCAAAGGCGTCCATCGTCGCCACCTTGAAGGATTGA
- a CDS encoding DUF4097 family beta strand repeat-containing protein, with translation MSTDHWEVSEPGTLEIEDVDALKVMLMGGQVDVIAHDEKVARIEVSDIHGEPVRIESVDGLLSIKHPNVRWDNFWEKFRTFRSKESAVISIAVPRGITVSVSTVSADGLVSEAAGKCSIATVSGSLVADALRGDLKANTVSGELTIRHLSGTLNANAVSGEITASGEITDLKANTVDGDLMFDLFNPAGTLRSNSVSGAMTMRIPPESDVELKANSAGGTVMIDGERYRAGVGSGVSRAATGDPRWTVAANSASGDVTVLRQEGEK, from the coding sequence GTGAGTACCGACCATTGGGAGGTCTCGGAGCCGGGCACATTGGAGATCGAAGATGTCGACGCGCTCAAGGTGATGCTGATGGGCGGCCAAGTGGACGTCATCGCTCACGACGAAAAGGTTGCCCGTATCGAGGTATCGGACATCCACGGCGAGCCGGTTCGCATCGAAAGTGTGGACGGACTGCTCAGCATCAAACATCCGAACGTGCGATGGGACAATTTCTGGGAAAAATTCCGGACGTTCCGGTCAAAGGAGTCGGCGGTCATCAGCATTGCCGTCCCCCGCGGAATCACTGTCTCGGTCAGCACGGTGAGCGCTGACGGGCTGGTGTCCGAAGCGGCCGGCAAATGTTCGATCGCCACGGTCTCCGGCTCGCTTGTCGCCGATGCCCTGCGCGGGGACCTCAAAGCCAACACCGTGTCGGGCGAGCTGACCATTCGTCATCTGAGCGGCACGCTGAATGCCAATGCCGTATCGGGTGAGATCACGGCGTCCGGCGAAATCACCGATCTCAAGGCGAACACGGTGGACGGCGACTTGATGTTCGACTTGTTCAACCCGGCCGGCACGCTGCGGTCGAACAGTGTTTCGGGCGCCATGACAATGCGCATCCCGCCGGAATCCGACGTCGAATTGAAGGCCAATTCCGCCGGCGGCACAGTCATGATCGACGGAGAGCGGTACCGGGCCGGTGTCGGATCCGGGGTGTCTCGGGCGGCCACGGGCGATCCGCGCTGGACGGTGGCCGCCAACTCCGCCAGCGGGGATGTCACAGTACTTCGGCAGGAAGGTGAAAAGTAA
- a CDS encoding enoyl-CoA hydratase-related protein, giving the protein MMEPNTMTAPVAADIDGAIGYLTLNDAERRNPLSVDTMLRMTGALHELSKSGVHVIVIRAAGTVFSAGHNLAEMIDRTRADEQYVFDVCTELMETVQTVPQPVIAEVAGHAIAAGCQLVASCDLAIASTSAVFGTPGVKIGLFCSTPGVAVVRAVGRKRAMQMLLTGETIDARTAADWGLINEAVDPADLEDAVRSLAAKITGASTSTLTIGKRAFYEQVDLPQSEAYRRMGSTMAINAQTCDAQEGMQAFLDKREPHWQGK; this is encoded by the coding sequence ATGATGGAACCGAACACCATGACGGCGCCGGTCGCTGCCGACATCGACGGTGCGATCGGCTATCTGACGTTGAATGACGCCGAGCGACGGAATCCGTTGTCGGTGGATACCATGCTTCGGATGACCGGCGCATTGCACGAGCTCAGCAAATCCGGCGTCCACGTCATAGTGATTCGTGCAGCCGGCACCGTCTTTTCGGCAGGCCACAACCTTGCCGAAATGATTGACAGGACTCGGGCGGACGAACAATATGTGTTCGATGTCTGCACCGAGCTCATGGAAACGGTGCAGACTGTGCCGCAGCCCGTGATAGCCGAAGTGGCGGGCCATGCCATCGCAGCCGGCTGCCAGCTTGTCGCCAGCTGTGATTTGGCGATCGCGTCGACATCCGCCGTCTTCGGCACGCCCGGAGTCAAGATCGGTTTGTTCTGCTCGACGCCGGGCGTGGCGGTGGTGCGCGCCGTCGGCCGCAAGCGCGCCATGCAGATGCTCTTGACCGGGGAGACGATCGATGCGCGCACTGCGGCCGATTGGGGACTGATCAACGAAGCCGTCGATCCCGCCGATCTCGAAGACGCAGTACGGAGTCTTGCCGCAAAGATCACCGGCGCCAGCACCTCGACGTTGACGATCGGCAAACGCGCCTTTTACGAACAAGTCGACCTGCCGCAGTCGGAGGCCTATCGCCGGATGGGCAGCACGATGGCGATCAATGCTCAAACATGCGATGCCCAAGAAGGCATGCAAGCCTTTTTAGACAAACGGGAGCCACACTGGCAAGGAAAATGA
- a CDS encoding pseudouridine synthase, whose translation MTRPPLPVRDGLNPSRITMPDGGHWHTVADYLTHRFGVADVRRKIDAGEIVDAGGGPVTHSTTYSSGAVVYLYRDPPDEAEVPFAIELIHRDETLVVADKPHFLASTPRGAHVVQTALVRLRRTLGNPDLSPAHRLDRLTAGVLLFTARPDARAAYQLLFERREVSKTYEAIAPVNTDLTFPFVHRSRLVKQDGILAAFEVPGAPNAETEIELVESAGGLGRFLLRPRTGKTHQLRAHMNALGMPIIGDDFYPEMAPRAIDDYSQPLQLLARTLEFDDPFTGRARRFDSRRRLVAWPG comes from the coding sequence ATGACGCGGCCTCCGCTGCCGGTGCGCGACGGATTGAACCCGAGCCGAATCACGATGCCGGACGGCGGGCACTGGCACACTGTCGCCGACTATCTGACTCATCGGTTCGGCGTGGCCGACGTGCGGCGCAAGATCGACGCCGGCGAGATCGTGGACGCCGGCGGAGGGCCGGTCACGCACTCCACGACGTATTCCTCCGGTGCCGTCGTTTATCTCTACCGGGATCCGCCGGACGAAGCCGAGGTTCCGTTTGCTATCGAGCTCATTCACCGTGACGAGACGCTCGTGGTCGCCGACAAGCCGCACTTTCTGGCCAGCACTCCGCGCGGCGCCCACGTCGTTCAGACCGCGCTTGTGCGGCTGCGGCGCACGCTCGGCAACCCCGATCTCAGTCCGGCGCACCGCTTGGACCGGCTCACGGCAGGCGTGCTGCTGTTCACTGCGCGTCCCGACGCCCGTGCTGCCTATCAACTGCTGTTCGAGCGTCGCGAGGTGAGCAAGACTTATGAGGCCATCGCACCGGTGAACACCGACCTGACCTTCCCGTTTGTCCATCGCAGCCGGCTCGTGAAGCAGGACGGCATTCTCGCGGCTTTCGAAGTCCCGGGTGCGCCGAATGCCGAAACCGAGATCGAACTTGTCGAGTCCGCGGGCGGACTCGGCCGATTCCTCCTGCGGCCGCGGACCGGTAAAACGCATCAGCTACGGGCTCATATGAACGCCCTGGGAATGCCGATCATCGGTGACGACTTCTATCCGGAAATGGCGCCACGGGCTATCGACGACTATTCGCAGCCGTTGCAACTGCTGGCCCGCACGCTCGAATTCGACGACCCGTTCACCGGCCGGGCGCGCCGGTTCGACAGTCGGCGGAGGCTCGTTGCATGGCCGGGGTAG
- a CDS encoding oxygenase MpaB family protein, with amino-acid sequence MTFAGQVEEVPEWERRLADGRDEGYFAPDSAVWAVHGGMASIVAGVRSLLMQALHPGAMAGVYDWSDYRSDPLARLAGTIRWIFTVTYGDTAAANEATEFVRRIHDRVHGRYVDAHGVSRPYSANDQELLEWVHLAFTDSFLAAHRRWGGEIPGGENAYVRQWAISAELMGVAGPPRSMRELRADMDAVYDAGDLCADDRVAEVVHFLKHPPLAKALRPGYQAVFAGAAASIEPKYRRMLGLSVPLEPVATCAAGSALKAVGRALGPQGPSELAARERLTRLAIKRQNAS; translated from the coding sequence ATGACGTTTGCCGGGCAGGTCGAGGAAGTGCCCGAGTGGGAGCGCCGGCTCGCCGACGGACGCGACGAAGGGTATTTCGCACCCGATTCGGCCGTCTGGGCAGTGCACGGCGGAATGGCGTCGATAGTGGCGGGCGTGCGCTCGCTGCTCATGCAGGCATTGCATCCGGGGGCGATGGCCGGCGTGTACGACTGGTCCGACTATCGGTCGGATCCGTTGGCCCGGCTAGCCGGTACGATCCGGTGGATCTTCACCGTGACGTACGGCGATACGGCTGCGGCCAACGAGGCTACCGAATTCGTCAGGCGTATCCACGACCGGGTACATGGGCGGTACGTGGACGCGCACGGCGTCTCCCGGCCGTATTCCGCGAACGATCAAGAACTCCTGGAATGGGTGCATCTGGCGTTCACCGACTCGTTCCTTGCGGCACACCGGAGGTGGGGCGGCGAGATTCCCGGGGGAGAAAACGCATACGTGCGGCAGTGGGCGATTTCGGCCGAGCTGATGGGCGTGGCCGGGCCGCCCCGGTCAATGCGCGAGTTGAGGGCCGATATGGACGCCGTCTATGACGCCGGTGATTTGTGCGCGGACGATCGCGTCGCGGAGGTGGTGCATTTTTTGAAGCACCCGCCCTTGGCAAAGGCGCTTCGGCCTGGTTATCAGGCGGTTTTCGCCGGAGCCGCGGCGTCGATCGAACCGAAGTACCGACGCATGTTGGGCTTGAGCGTGCCGCTTGAACCGGTGGCGACGTGCGCGGCCGGTTCGGCATTGAAAGCGGTTGGACGCGCGTTGGGCCCGCAGGGCCCGAGTGAACTTGCCGCGCGCGAGCGGCTGACGCGTTTGGCGATAAAACGACAAAACGCGTCGTAA
- a CDS encoding HNH endonuclease signature motif containing protein, translated as MTKDQQTMTFRAAARSAPANRSPEANRPGNATSVGDHEVDAAMDAVNSGLLAIGGLDDTRLCKGEIVQLFSDVVTARRRFDAVYLGLVALIDRLGAAGESGLGVQSTEGLLKSLVGLAPGRAKADVAAARAVHGDEGSGTAGLTSVPTGSKAPLHGLGKLLVDGRISMNHVDTAVRTLAKLPTEILEASMAPGAECDEGGPPADRDESEKFEPVTVRQSIADYFASTAPTTSTDDMRHLAKHLIQVLDPDTDDHFDPDSFNRRSMTMSTDITGMVFGTYQLDPVAGAQLRAILDPLSAPRPMQCDENGNVAVRDCRTAVQRRADGLLELVGAASGLGTGVVGAGTSVGRPSAQSSARTRDAASVQDAVEKLFGLVGEPDGSVHAGKAAKLRSGHRPARVTVVTTPEKLSGADPTPSHCFQIGRIRPGALKRLQCDATAERLIMDAKGAVLDLGVGVRLATPRQKRAIAARDMGCVFPGCNRPPSWCDAHHVLWFSRGGPTNVDNLCLLCPTHHTLVHTGQWEVTMICGVPYVRPGPEVRAVKVRGLVARSYGTRSRDGHWVRNSYFDRLKDAESFARDIVASASDPGNPLGRAGLRPR; from the coding sequence ATGACGAAGGACCAGCAGACGATGACGTTTCGGGCCGCCGCACGGTCTGCCCCCGCGAATCGCTCGCCCGAAGCAAACCGGCCGGGGAATGCCACGAGCGTCGGTGACCACGAGGTCGATGCCGCGATGGACGCCGTCAATAGCGGACTGCTTGCCATCGGCGGACTGGACGACACTCGGTTGTGCAAGGGTGAGATCGTCCAACTGTTTTCCGATGTCGTGACGGCGCGGCGGCGCTTTGACGCGGTCTATTTAGGGCTCGTTGCGCTCATTGACAGGCTGGGCGCGGCAGGGGAGTCCGGTCTCGGTGTTCAATCGACCGAAGGCTTGTTGAAATCGCTTGTCGGGCTTGCGCCGGGACGGGCCAAGGCGGATGTTGCGGCCGCCAGGGCCGTCCACGGCGACGAGGGGTCCGGGACGGCCGGCCTCACGTCGGTGCCCACCGGGTCGAAGGCGCCTTTGCACGGGCTCGGCAAGTTGCTGGTGGACGGCCGGATCTCAATGAACCATGTCGATACTGCCGTGCGGACGCTCGCCAAGCTGCCGACCGAGATCCTCGAAGCCTCGATGGCGCCGGGCGCGGAGTGCGATGAAGGCGGGCCACCCGCTGATCGCGACGAGTCCGAGAAGTTCGAACCCGTGACGGTACGGCAGAGCATTGCCGACTATTTCGCGTCAACTGCGCCAACGACTTCAACCGACGATATGCGCCACCTTGCCAAGCATCTCATCCAAGTGCTCGACCCGGACACCGACGATCACTTCGACCCGGATTCCTTCAATAGGCGCTCGATGACCATGAGCACCGACATCACCGGCATGGTGTTCGGCACGTATCAACTCGACCCCGTGGCGGGAGCACAGTTGCGGGCAATTCTCGATCCGCTGTCGGCACCGCGGCCGATGCAGTGTGACGAGAACGGCAACGTTGCAGTCAGAGACTGTCGCACGGCCGTGCAGCGACGCGCCGACGGCCTGCTGGAACTCGTCGGAGCGGCGTCCGGGCTGGGTACCGGGGTCGTTGGTGCGGGCACGTCGGTGGGCCGGCCTTCCGCTCAGTCGTCCGCCCGGACGCGCGACGCCGCGTCCGTGCAGGACGCGGTCGAGAAACTATTTGGCCTGGTCGGCGAGCCCGACGGCAGCGTTCACGCCGGAAAAGCCGCGAAACTGCGCTCGGGACACCGCCCGGCACGCGTGACAGTCGTGACGACTCCGGAAAAACTTTCGGGTGCCGACCCGACCCCGTCGCATTGCTTTCAAATCGGCCGGATCCGGCCGGGCGCCTTGAAGCGATTGCAATGCGACGCGACGGCCGAACGGCTGATCATGGACGCCAAGGGCGCGGTGCTCGACCTCGGGGTAGGGGTGCGCCTTGCCACGCCGAGGCAAAAGCGGGCAATCGCGGCTCGCGATATGGGCTGCGTTTTCCCGGGGTGCAATAGACCGCCGAGCTGGTGCGATGCCCATCATGTGCTGTGGTTCAGCCGAGGCGGGCCAACGAACGTGGATAACCTCTGCTTGCTGTGCCCCACGCACCACACGCTGGTCCACACCGGCCAATGGGAAGTCACGATGATTTGCGGGGTGCCCTATGTCAGGCCGGGGCCGGAAGTGCGGGCCGTCAAGGTTCGCGGGCTCGTCGCCAGGTCGTACGGAACTCGTTCGCGCGACGGCCACTGGGTCCGGAACTCCTATTTCGATCGACTCAAAGACGCCGAGTCCTTTGCCCGTGACATCGTCGCCTCCGCGTCCGATCCCGGTAATCCGCTGGGAAGAGCGGGTCTTCGACCGCGCTGA
- a CDS encoding VIT1/CCC1 transporter family protein: MNQATSGRSRSATLRKWRKYLADERAEAAVYRDLAGRRHGEEREILLALADAEGRHEAHWLELLGDDIGKPRRGDIRTRALGFLARRFGSIFVLALAQRAEGRSPYARDDDATGAMAADEQIHEEVVRGLAARGRNRLSGTFRAAVFGANDGLVSNLALIMGIGASGVSSSIVLMTGVAGLLAGALSMGAGEFVSVRSQRELLAASSPNPEAKHAIGHLDVDANELALVYRARGLAPDAAEARAAEALAEVSRIDHVSSVEDGGEDHEVVGTAIGAALSSFCFFASGAIIPVIPYLFGLSGPAAVVVAAGLVGIALLITGAIVGLLSGGSPGGRALRQLIIGFGAAAATYLLGLLFGANVH, translated from the coding sequence ATGAACCAAGCGACGTCCGGACGCTCCCGGTCTGCGACCTTGCGCAAATGGCGCAAATATCTCGCCGACGAGCGTGCCGAGGCTGCCGTCTACCGTGATTTGGCCGGCCGGCGGCATGGGGAAGAGCGCGAGATTCTCTTGGCGTTGGCCGATGCGGAGGGGCGACACGAAGCCCACTGGCTTGAGTTGCTGGGTGATGACATCGGCAAACCTCGCCGAGGCGATATTCGCACGCGCGCGCTCGGCTTCTTGGCCCGCAGGTTCGGATCGATTTTCGTGCTGGCTCTGGCACAGCGTGCCGAGGGGCGTTCGCCGTATGCGCGGGATGACGACGCCACCGGCGCCATGGCTGCCGATGAGCAGATTCACGAAGAAGTGGTGCGCGGGCTGGCGGCACGGGGGAGAAACCGGCTGTCGGGTACATTCCGCGCCGCAGTATTCGGCGCGAACGACGGGCTCGTCAGCAACCTCGCCCTGATCATGGGCATCGGCGCCAGCGGCGTCTCGAGTTCCATTGTGCTGATGACCGGCGTGGCGGGCCTGCTTGCCGGTGCCTTGTCGATGGGCGCAGGTGAGTTCGTGTCGGTCCGCTCGCAACGTGAATTGCTTGCAGCATCGTCGCCGAACCCCGAGGCGAAGCACGCTATAGGGCACCTGGATGTCGATGCCAACGAACTCGCACTCGTCTACCGTGCCCGTGGGTTGGCGCCGGACGCCGCCGAGGCACGTGCCGCCGAGGCACTCGCGGAAGTGAGTAGGATCGACCACGTGTCCTCGGTCGAGGACGGAGGCGAGGATCACGAGGTCGTCGGTACGGCGATCGGGGCGGCCCTTTCGAGCTTTTGCTTCTTTGCCTCCGGAGCGATCATCCCGGTCATCCCATACCTGTTCGGACTCTCCGGGCCGGCAGCCGTCGTCGTGGCCGCCGGTCTTGTCGGTATCGCGTTGCTCATCACCGGCGCCATCGTCGGGCTGCTTTCCGGCGGGTCCCCGGGAGGGCGGGCATTGCGGCAGCTGATCATCGGATTCGGCGCCGCCGCGGCGACTTACCTGCTCGGGCTGCTGTTCGGAGCCAATGTGCACTAG
- a CDS encoding nucleoside hydrolase, whose protein sequence is MTHLVMDVDTGIDDSLALLYLLGDSRAQLEAIVCTAGNVPARQVADNTLGWLALAGAGAIEVALGAEVPLSQPLQTTEDTHGPLGVGYAELPPHGRTISGRHAASVWSEAARSHPGEVTGLVTGPLTNLALAVQLDPELPQLLGRLVVMGGALNHPGNTRPTVEWNTAVDPDAAKIVFDRFAGLPAERRPILCPLDLTERIVMTSAHVERLAAASGCAAPERILPSDDRGRRSSADVELIRQLSDAIRFYMEFHRDMGQGFIAHMHDPFAAAVALDPGRAQYRPATLDVELAGRLTRGQIVADWPGPSGAGIWGRPPNADVAADTDPEAFFDALIERIAAVALDGPAR, encoded by the coding sequence GTGACTCATCTCGTGATGGACGTCGACACCGGAATCGACGACTCGCTGGCCCTGCTCTATCTGCTCGGCGATTCGCGTGCGCAACTCGAGGCGATAGTCTGCACTGCCGGAAACGTGCCGGCTCGGCAAGTCGCCGACAACACGCTCGGCTGGCTTGCGCTGGCCGGGGCGGGAGCCATCGAGGTCGCGCTGGGGGCCGAGGTCCCGCTGTCGCAGCCGTTGCAGACCACCGAGGACACTCACGGACCACTGGGCGTCGGCTACGCCGAGCTCCCGCCGCACGGCAGGACCATCTCCGGCAGGCATGCCGCGTCGGTGTGGTCGGAGGCGGCGCGCTCGCACCCGGGGGAAGTCACCGGTCTGGTCACGGGCCCGCTGACGAACCTGGCGCTGGCAGTCCAGCTCGACCCGGAGCTGCCGCAGCTCCTCGGAAGACTCGTCGTCATGGGCGGTGCGCTCAATCACCCGGGCAACACGCGCCCGACTGTGGAATGGAACACCGCAGTCGATCCGGACGCTGCGAAAATCGTGTTCGACAGGTTCGCGGGCCTGCCGGCGGAACGCCGTCCAATCCTCTGCCCGCTCGACCTGACCGAGCGGATCGTCATGACGAGCGCACACGTCGAACGTCTTGCCGCGGCGTCCGGATGCGCGGCTCCCGAACGGATCCTGCCGAGCGACGACCGCGGACGACGGTCGAGCGCCGACGTCGAATTGATCAGACAGCTCTCGGATGCCATCCGCTTTTATATGGAATTCCACCGCGATATGGGGCAAGGGTTCATAGCGCACATGCATGACCCGTTTGCCGCCGCCGTGGCTCTTGACCCCGGCCGTGCGCAGTACCGACCCGCGACACTCGATGTCGAGCTGGCGGGCCGGCTCACGCGCGGCCAGATCGTCGCCGATTGGCCGGGCCCGAGCGGTGCGGGGATCTGGGGCCGGCCGCCGAACGCGGACGTTGCGGCCGATACCGATCCGGAGGCGTTCTTTGACGCGTTGATCGAGAGGATCGCGGCAGTGGCACTGGACGGCCCGGCCCGGTAG